In the Flavobacterium sp. J372 genome, one interval contains:
- a CDS encoding biopolymer transporter ExbD, with the protein MKFRSRNRVTPEFNMSSMTDIVFLLLIFFMLTSTMVTTNALDLNLPKSKGKTDNNQNVAVSINKDLKYYIDKEEVAKESLEPRLQQLLAGNEGKAIVLRAEQGVPIENAVAVMDIAYRNKFKIVLAVDPK; encoded by the coding sequence ATGAAGTTCAGGAGCAGAAACAGGGTAACGCCCGAGTTCAACATGTCATCAATGACGGATATTGTTTTCCTGTTATTGATATTCTTCATGCTTACATCTACTATGGTTACAACAAATGCGCTTGACCTTAACCTGCCGAAATCTAAGGGAAAGACTGATAATAACCAAAATGTTGCAGTAAGCATCAATAAAGACCTGAAGTATTATATTGATAAAGAAGAGGTAGCCAAAGAAAGTCTTGAGCCGAGGCTGCAGCAGCTCTTGGCGGGTAATGAAGGCAAAGCTATTGTACTTAGGGCAGAGCAGGGCGTACCTATTGAAAATGCCGTTGCCGTAATGGATATTGCTTACCGTAATAAGTTTAAGATTGTTTTGGCAGTAGACCCGAAATAG
- a CDS encoding MotA/TolQ/ExbB proton channel family protein → MLYTQADSLAVAQDAAANAEQPVEKTLSIWELLTSGGLGGQLIMIVLGILFFVAIYIFIERLLALKAASKIDKSFMNQIRDHVVHRRFDSAKLLCQHTNSPVSRLVEKGISRIGKPLADINTAIENAGKLEIYSLEKNVSILATISGAGPMIGFLGTVYGMVLAFHEIASGGGQIELDVLASGIYTAMTTTVVGLIIGIFAYISYNYLVVKTDKIINQMEVTATEFLDLLNDPV, encoded by the coding sequence ATGTTATACACTCAGGCAGACAGCCTCGCAGTAGCTCAGGATGCGGCAGCAAATGCAGAACAGCCGGTTGAAAAAACTTTGTCTATATGGGAACTGCTTACAAGCGGCGGCTTAGGCGGGCAGCTTATAATGATTGTACTTGGCATTCTCTTTTTTGTAGCCATCTACATTTTCATTGAAAGATTATTAGCGCTTAAAGCAGCCTCTAAGATTGATAAAAGTTTTATGAACCAGATACGAGACCACGTAGTACACCGCAGGTTTGACAGCGCCAAGCTGCTTTGCCAGCATACCAATTCGCCGGTATCAAGGCTGGTTGAAAAGGGCATCTCGCGTATTGGCAAACCGTTGGCCGACATCAATACAGCTATTGAAAATGCAGGTAAGCTTGAAATATACAGCCTTGAAAAGAACGTGAGCATTCTGGCTACGATATCAGGGGCAGGGCCAATGATTGGCTTCCTTGGTACCGTTTATGGTATGGTACTTGCTTTCCATGAGATAGCCAGTGGCGGCGGACAGATAGAGCTTGATGTACTTGCCAGCGGAATTTATACTGCAATGACAACTACGGTTGTAGGACTTATCATAGGTATCTTTGCATATATTAGCTACAACTACCTGGTAGTGAAGACAGATAAAATTATCAACCAGATGGAGGTAACCGCAACAGAGTTCCTTGATCTGTTAAATGACCCTGTATAA
- a CDS encoding response regulator gives MNYPKKIFLADDDCDDVDFFTAALSEIAPDSELTAASDGQELIEKLRTTEKAPDIIFLDINMPKVDGINALKVIRNEMPVVKDVPVIMYSTSNNETFIKSAYNAGANCFFTKPMNFHELKACISNFLLADWKKTVLPYEEFAVVI, from the coding sequence ATGAATTATCCTAAAAAAATTTTCCTTGCAGACGATGATTGTGATGATGTTGACTTCTTTACTGCGGCATTAAGTGAAATTGCTCCGGATAGTGAACTTACAGCTGCAAGTGACGGACAGGAACTAATTGAAAAACTTCGGACTACTGAAAAAGCGCCTGATATAATTTTCCTTGATATAAACATGCCAAAGGTAGACGGCATCAATGCACTGAAAGTAATTCGAAATGAAATGCCTGTTGTTAAAGATGTTCCCGTAATAATGTATTCTACAAGCAATAACGAGACATTTATTAAGAGCGCTTACAATGCAGGAGCCAATTGTTTCTTTACGAAGCCAATGAATTTCCACGAATTAAAAGCCTGCATCAGTAATTTTCTTTTAGCCGACTGGAAAAAAACAGTTTTACCCTATGAAGAATTTGCAGTTGTGATATAA
- a CDS encoding energy transducer TonB: MKYLETEHEKKSFVITVIIYTVILLLCFFLGMTYMDPPPENGIAINFGTTEFGQGDVQPMEDVRMAPQQAQSAAEATPQADEVATQDVDDAPVVNKEKPQKETPKQDVTPKPQPKPTPSKNTMDALNSVLNGPKTDGKSDQGQGDDNKPGDAGRRDGDRNGDGDGDGKGLGRGTGVGNYQLAGRKPVATPKPGGCNEEGTVAVQITVDNSGRVISVATDRGTIASPCLINQAKQAALKTKFEPGDAEKQIGKIIYNFKLSE, encoded by the coding sequence ATGAAATACCTGGAAACAGAACACGAGAAAAAGTCATTTGTCATCACCGTTATAATTTATACGGTGATACTGCTTTTGTGCTTTTTCCTCGGTATGACCTATATGGATCCGCCGCCTGAAAACGGTATTGCAATAAATTTTGGCACAACTGAATTTGGCCAGGGTGACGTACAACCTATGGAAGATGTACGTATGGCGCCGCAACAGGCACAGTCTGCAGCGGAAGCTACGCCACAGGCTGATGAAGTCGCTACTCAGGATGTAGACGATGCGCCGGTAGTGAATAAAGAAAAGCCGCAGAAAGAGACTCCCAAACAAGATGTTACACCAAAGCCACAACCAAAGCCTACACCAAGTAAAAATACTATGGACGCTTTGAATAGTGTTCTTAACGGCCCTAAAACAGACGGTAAGTCTGACCAGGGGCAGGGAGATGATAATAAACCCGGAGATGCCGGGAGGCGTGATGGTGACCGCAATGGCGATGGAGACGGGGATGGCAAAGGCCTTGGCCGCGGTACAGGCGTTGGAAACTACCAGCTTGCAGGGCGCAAACCCGTTGCAACACCAAAACCAGGCGGATGCAATGAAGAAGGAACAGTGGCTGTACAAATTACAGTTGATAACAGCGGAAGGGTAATTAGCGTCGCTACAGACAGGGGTACTATAGCATCGCCATGCCTCATTAACCAAGCCAAACAGGCGGCGCTTAAAACAAAATTTGAACCCGGTGATGCTGAAAAGCAAATCGGTAAGATTATTTACAATTTCAAGTTAAGCGAATAG